The genome window catATACATGATGTATCCcctaaactaattttttttttaaaatctcatttattACATCTTATGTGGAATTGAAgaacataaatgaaaatattttatgtaactATGTATTTGTCTAACTGAATTTAGTGCAGGAAGTATTATCATAGATGGAGCGTGGAAATCGACGTCGCCTTAAATATACTTCTAACACTAAGTCTCGAGCTCCCCCCAAGAATATGAATAATCATACTAAAACCACTATTAGGGTTgtctctcctcctcctcctcctcctccaccaccaccaccaccaccacctcttcCTTCTCCTCCAATTTCTTCAACTCCTACTCCTACTAATAGTAATATGCCATCATCAATGCAGACAATAGTTAGGAATAGCACTGGTAAGaatacattttttaagtttttgtatttatttttatcattaactATGCATTCtaactttgtttttaaattgtAGATTCATATCCACCATTAAAGAAGGGTCGTGGACCTACAAGAGGTAAGGGCACAGATACTATTGTACAAATGTCAGGGAAAATCAAGTTAGATTTCAACACAGAGAGTGGAAGACCAAAAGATAGTGATAAATCTGCAAAGTTTTCTAATGAGTGTAGCTATCTCATTAGAAAATTTGCTCCACTACAATTCGAGAAATGGTCAGCTATTCCAGCTATGGATACACAACCATTAGTTGATCGCCTTTTAGTAAGAGTTCTTAttagttaaaaatgttttaattaattagttaatttataattatactAACACATTAtaatgctttttattttatttttattttaaatttcagtcAAAATTTGATCTAGATATGTCAAAAACATACATTACAAAGTATGTGCATGAGATTATGGGACAACGTTATCGAACATATAGATATGATCTTCACCAGCATTTCAAGCAGTTTGAGACAGTGGAGGAGGCACGTTTGCACCCACCAGATGATGTCACACAAGAAGATTGGGATTACTTGTGCAATCTTTTTTCTCTTGAAAAATTTAAGGTATTGTGCATATTTAACATAATTACATATGAAATAGTAAACATATTTGATGTTGTGTGGGTATACTAGAGCATCTTGATCATTGGTATTTGGTATATTTTGAAGTAAAAAAGTAGGAATTTGTCACTTGAAAcaagttgaaaattgaaatgttGTGTTGGATTGTTGGTTccttatgaataattaaaatattatattagaaTGTTTGTTTACCATGAATTATTGAAATGTTATATGTATTAGAATGTTGgtttattaccaaaaattaaaattttgtatatgagaatatatatatatatatatagtataaatAATGGAGAAGATTTTACTAAAATCTTGGTAGAAAGACTACATTTTAttacatgtttcattgtttgtaaggtttttatttaacatattttcttaattcttAGGTTACtataatttgtttcattttcttttacttacTCTTTTAGTAATATTATTGTGTAGAAAAGGGCTACTATAAATAGTGAAAATCGTGAAAAGCTTCCATTCAATCATCGTGGTGGATCTAAACCATTTGCATTTCATCGTCAGCATAACTCAATGGTATgacatatttttctaaattatatctttaaaataatagttttattttattctatttatttaaaagacaTGTTCCACCTAGAAAGTTGAAAAAggagtttattatttatctttaaaaataactaaattatttttttatgtgcaTGTAAAAGAGTGTTGCCACTGGAGAGTTGCAAGGGGAAGTGGAGTTATTTCGTGCCACTCACTACAATGAAAGTAAGGGATGGATCAATGACACAGCTAAATCTCGATATGTAAGAGTCATGTTACTTGTAGttgcaaaaattaaaattttcttttcattatatGTTATGTAACATGTTCACTAATTGAAAACTATATTTCTTAGGAAGAGATGCGTAAGCTTCAAGAGCAGAGTACCCAAGATGGAGATACTCCTATCTCTGACTTGGAGATAACTCAAAGAGTACTAGGGAAGCGATCAGGTTATATTCGAGGTTTGGGATATGGGTCACGACTTAAGCGTTCGACTACAACTGAATTTCCTGATGAAGAAACAGAGAGGTTACGACAACAAATCACAAAGTTAGAGGAGTTTAAAACAACAGCTACCACTCAATTAGAGGAGTTAAAGGCAATGATCCAGACTTTGATGCCATAACAAACCAACACTTCTAACCAACCACCACCTCATTCTAGCTCAACTTCCCAACCACCACCGTCACCATCGAGTTGATATTATTATGTGGTTTGCTATTATTTATTGGTCACTTTTATTTTAGACAATATTCGAATGGTACTTGGACAATGTTATTTGCACGTATGTTTTGCATTGATGAAACAAATGTTTTAatgtttacttattttctatatattattctatttttacattattaaatgttttatttatataatatcattgtATATTTGAAATCGTTCAATATCATATAGGTTTATGTAGGTTTCAATaggattatttaaaattttaaaaattaacaataatattatatttagagAGGAAATTATTTCATCCGAAAATAATACAAAGAGGAACTTCGTTTCATTATTTCATCTCCTATATGAATTcgagataaaattattttattgcctaaacattattagttttttaAGATGAAATCATTTTGTCTCCAATTGTAATTGAAACATTTAGAGACAAAATTTGTTTGTTACTCAAACTATCTGTCAACATTTTGGGACAAAAATAGTTTCTCCCCAAATGTAAGTGGAAGTATATGGAGATAAAATTATTTCGTTGTAGAAACTATGGGTTAACATGATGGAGATGAAAAAATTGTCTCCTAATATATGAAGTAACATTTAGAGACAAAATTTGTTTGTTACCCAAACTAATTGTCAACAATTTGAGACGAAAATATTTCCTCCCCAAATGTAAGTCGAAATATATGGAGATAAAATTATTTCGTTGTAGAAACCATGTGTCAACATAATGGAGATGAAAATAGTTTGTCTCCTAATGTACAAGGTAACATGTAGTgacaaaatttttttgttgccaaatgaaatattttgttaCCAAATAGTTTACTcgatatttgaaaatctaattccAAACGAAACATTTTATCTTAGGCCACAAAAAAAACTCGTTTCCAAATAGTGTCGgccacaaaattttgttttgtcataaatatattttcgtAACAAACGTTAATTATTCGTCTCCAAAAACATAGGGTGACACAAATATCGAGACAATGAACGAGACGAAACTTTTCGTTAGGAAAGCCTTTTGGCTACAAAAGGCATATTGTTGGAGACAAAACATTTCATCCATGATCATGTACTTTGTTGTAGTGAGGTACGACTGGCACCTACTCCTATCCAACCATCTTTTTGGCCCTTACCAATCGCGTGAGACCTGCATGACACAACGCTGAATGTTAGAAAACAGTCACCCGACCCTTCCGCCAACAGGCATTACCCCAAATATGCAGCAAGCAGCTATGACGGATCTTAAGTCCACACCTAGGCAAGATACCTAGTCATGTTTGCTAGGAAAGCCCCAACCGTGGACTTCCCCGCCATAACACTACAATGAACACAAACCATAAGGCCTGGAGATATCCCTAAAGGGACCGACAAATAGGAGACAtggaaaaaaaccctaattctaACAAAGACTCCCAATCCTACCACTAACGGCGACTGCCCTCCCCAAAAAATACCAAAACCCCACACTATGGACTCCACAACATCCATTTCATACCCAGAAAGCCCTAAAATGTAGAAACAATCCCAAAATAACAAGCGGACCAACCAAGTAaacaaaaacgaaaaaaaaagctaatacaaaggaaaaatggGCTTATTAGAACCTAGAAAGGAGTCCGCTAGCAAAGGATGAGGCTCGCCTGAAGTAGGacaggaaagaacaatggatttgaaaaaaaaaatgaattgcgACCGGAGTTTCAAGCAAGAGAGTACAAAAggatagaagaagaaaaagggctCCAAAAGCGAAAAATGT of Vitis vinifera cultivar Pinot Noir 40024 chromosome 17, ASM3070453v1 contains these proteins:
- the LOC100261419 gene encoding uncharacterized protein LOC100261419; its protein translation is MSKTYITKYVHEIMGQRYRTYRYDLHQHFKQFETVEEARLHPPDDVTQEDWDYLCNLFSLEKFKKRATINSENREKLPFNHRGGSKPFAFHRQHNSMSVATGELQGEVELFRATHYNESKGWINDTAKSRYEEMRKLQEQSTQDGDTPISDLEITQRVLGKRSGYIRGLGYGSRLKRSTTTEFPDEETERLRQQITKLEEFKTTATTQLEELKAMIQTLMP